A region of the Candidatus Cloacimonadota bacterium genome:
CCAAAGGAATTGATTTTAACTTTGACCTCAATTCTTGCTCCGAAGGCAATGCTAATTTATATTTTGATGCAAATATCTTATTGCTTAATCCACCCAAAACATACTTTGCAAAAATATCATCCTTTTTAGCACAAAGGATAAGACCAATAGGATCATTTTCTTCCTCTGCTTTCTCGTTTTCCTTAAAATAATTCAAATAAAAATTCATTTGTCCAATATCAGAATGGTCAAGTTCACCAATTTTCAAATCAATTAAAACGAAACATTTTAAGATACGATTATAAAAAACCAAGTCAATATGATAATGACGGTTTGCAATAGTAATCCTTTTCTGGCGAGCCACAAAACTAAATCCCTTACCCAATTCAAGAAGAAAATATTGCAACTTATCAATAATTGACTGTTCCAGTTGACTTTCAGTATATGTTGTTTCTTCTCTAAGATTCAAGAATTCCAGAATATAAGGGTCTTTTATTGCATCTTCTGGTTTTTCAATTATCTGCCCTTTCTCTGCCATTCTCATCACAGCTTTGACATCTTTGCTGAGTGCCAATCGCTCAAATAACATTGAGTTAATCTGTCTTTTCAACTCACGAACTGACCAATTATTTTGAATTGATTCTTGTTCATAAAATGAACGGGCAAGGGACTCTTCTACTCTCAAAAGTTCACAGTAATGAGACCATGAAAGCATAGGTTCAAATTTGACAGACAGTGTCTGCTGTTTTTCGGATTTAACAGACAGTGTCTGGCATTTCTCACTATCAGATTTCCAAGACAGTGTCTTGGATTTTCTAAAGGTAATGTAAAACTTCCGCATCAGTCTTAGATTCTCTGCTGAAAAACCTCTTCCAAATTTGGCAGTCATGTCTGCTGAAAGTTTCATAAGTAAGTTCTCACCATACTCCGCTCGTGCCTTGCCTTTCTGCTCAAACTCTACAATCTCACGACCAATTTCCCAGTATGCCAAAACTTGAGTCCGATTTATCTGTCTGACTACATTATTTCTTGCCTGTACAAGAATCTGTGCAATTCTATCAACCAGACTACTGTAAGTCAGTTTTATAACTTTATTCATAGCTTCACTTTCATCACCTTATTCGTATCATTCCCAAACACATCAACAACCTTTACCATTAATTGATATTCTCCTTGTTTTTCAAATTTATGTCTTGCAACATAATCTACTTTTGGATTTTTCTTTATTCTAAAACTCTGCCATTGGTTGTGGAATGTATCTCCTTTATAATCCCAATCAATTGCCCAATAATCTATAAGCTCTCTTGAATCTTTGATTTTACTTGCTATCTCAGCCAACTCTGGTGTTGGTGGAATTTGAAAATCTGTTATTTTTAAAGTAATCTCATTTTTTGCAGTTGTTTCTTCAATTTCTAAATATGCAACTTCTGAGAATTTTATATGAGGTAAAAGTGCTTTTTCTACAACCTGTTCAGGGATTTTAAATAGATTCAGATCAAAACCTACAAGAGCAGATTTTATCTCATTTAAAGATGGTATTTGAATAAGCTTTAAATCAACTCCTTTTTTCTTTGCTGAACTTTTTGTAAGTTCATTAACTTCATAACTCCATTCCCAGCCTAATACATCTAATTTGTTAAAATTATTTTCTTTACATTCAATAACAACTTTTTCAATCTCTTCTGTAGATACTGGAGCATTCAATGGTCCAATATGAACGGCTCTATCTCCTTTTCTTCCGTGAATGTATTTAAAATTAGATAGAAGTTGAGATTGATACAATTTGAGCATAAATGTAAGATATTCATCCCGTTGGATATGCATCCTACGGGATTCATCCTGTTTTTCCTGCCAGTAAACTGTTTCATAATTTCCAATATTTTGTATTTCAAAAGGACGGGCAGGTTTTCCATATTTTTTATTTGTTTTCATAGTTCTGTTCCTTTTTTTATGATATCCACATAATCAGAGAAAATATATTTTTTGTATCTCTTCTTTCCTGTTATTTCTTTTAAAATACCAATTTTTTCAAATTTCTTCATCAAATCATTTACTGTATCTTTATGGATATTAAGTCTTTCACTAATATCTCTAACCTCAGTTAGTGGATTCTCGAAAAGTAAATCTATTAGTTTTATGGCATGAATACTTGAGATGGAGTTCTCGTAAAGTCTCGTTATCAAATTTTCTTTTAGTTTAATTATCGTTCTTGCAATATTTACTGCCTCTTGCGAGATTTCACATACTCCTTTAAGAAAAAATTTCAACCATCCTTCCCAATCTCCATTTAACCTTACTTTCATTAGCCAATCATAGTAATCAGAACGATGTTTCTTAAAATAAAAACTTAAATACAACAATGGACGAGTAAGTATTCCTTTCCAGTATAAATAAAAGGTAATGAGCAATCTTCCTATCCTTCCATTTCCATCAAGGAAAGGATGTATTGTCTCAAATTGAGCATGGATAAGAGCTATTTTGGGTAAAGGAGGTATATCATTCTTTTTATAAATAAATTTCTCAATCTCAGACATTAAATCCATTACCTTATCAGGAGGAGGTGGCACAAATATTGCCTCATTCAAAGAAGCACCAGATGGTCCTATCCAATTCTGAGTCTTTCTAAATTCTCCAGGTGTTTTATGAGTTCCTCTTGTACCTTCAATTAAAATTTTATGTATCTCTTTAATAAGTCTAATAGACATAGGAAAATCCCTAAGCCTATTCATACCATAATTCAAGGCTTTTATATAATTTACTACCTCTTTTATTTCATTTATATCTTCAGAGGGAGTAAGGTTTGCCTCAAATTTTAATATTCCTTCAAGGGATGCCCGAGTTCCCTCTATTTGAGAA
Encoded here:
- a CDS encoding Fic family protein, with the protein product MIERTGKYIKQMGGYRAYIVKPLPPEPPIKYDGELRVLLSEADRSLARLDGITTVLPNPELFVGMYVKKEALLSSQIEGTRASLEGILKFEANLTPSEDINEIKEVVNYIKALNYGMNRLRDFPMSIRLIKEIHKILIEGTRGTHKTPGEFRKTQNWIGPSGASLNEAIFVPPPPDKVMDLMSEIEKFIYKKNDIPPLPKIALIHAQFETIHPFLDGNGRIGRLLITFYLYWKGILTRPLLYLSFYFKKHRSDYYDWLMKVRLNGDWEGWLKFFLKGVCEISQEAVNIARTIIKLKENLITRLYENSISSIHAIKLIDLLFENPLTEVRDISERLNIHKDTVNDLMKKFEKIGILKEITGKKRYKKYIFSDYVDIIKKGTEL
- a CDS encoding PDDEXK nuclease domain-containing protein; amino-acid sequence: MNKVIKLTYSSLVDRIAQILVQARNNVVRQINRTQVLAYWEIGREIVEFEQKGKARAEYGENLLMKLSADMTAKFGRGFSAENLRLMRKFYITFRKSKTLSWKSDSEKCQTLSVKSEKQQTLSVKFEPMLSWSHYCELLRVEESLARSFYEQESIQNNWSVRELKRQINSMLFERLALSKDVKAVMRMAEKGQIIEKPEDAIKDPYILEFLNLREETTYTESQLEQSIIDKLQYFLLELGKGFSFVARQKRITIANRHYHIDLVFYNRILKCFVLIDLKIGELDHSDIGQMNFYLNYFKENEKAEEENDPIGLILCAKKDDIFAKYVLGGLSNKIFASKYKLALPSEQELRSKLKSIPL